One window of the Yamadazyma tenuis chromosome 6, complete sequence genome contains the following:
- a CDS encoding uncharacterized protein (EggNog:ENOG503NU3I; COG:P), producing MFENLHKITDSVHINPKFLYFIIIPLINSLGDITNYHNGLKISSELVLGQLIGSNLIICGLIIGLICVIKPVSVRNDKSVLVDLAWLLTVFVIFNWILQDGKITRFENCVMAGVYIAHLVYLFGTNKQADEELIPLNIDEELEDLERQDEINSTAIPFWLELSHFIVHWINQAINIVIPLGQPTSLLYYFTITGVLMYLKFPYAATVAVSALVLLLILGLKLKYDLPFLMNAIGIVNSALIVSNISVVLLRIVKNYGLILKISDYLLGFLVFSIMNSINDIVTNVSLSIKYNSLIGLNACLGTPLLLILIGIGYNALLIGGTLTFTLHQNLMITARGLIALIGCLMVLVPLSSWKFTRAIGFVALGFWFCISILNCVLED from the coding sequence ATGTTTGAGAACCTTCACAAGATTACCGACAGTGTACACATCAACCCTAAGTTCCTATATTTCATAATCATTCCCCTTATCAACTCCCTAGGcgatatcaccaactacCATAATGGACTAAAGATAAGCTCTGAGTTGGTGCTAGGACAACTCATTGGATCCAATCTAATTATATGTGGGCTTATAATAGGCCTTATATGTGTTATTAAGCCAGTTTCGGTAAGAAATGATAAGTCGGTTCTAGTCGACTTGGCATGGTTGTTGACGGTGTTTGTGATATTCAATTGGATATTGCAAGACGGTAAGATCACTCGTTTTGAAAATTGTGTCATGGCTGGGGTTTATATTGCCCATTTGGTATACTTGTTTGGTACAAATAAACAAGCTGACGAAGAACTTATACCTCtcaatattgatgaagagttagaagatttggaaagaCAAGATGAAATAAACAGTACGGCTATACCGTTTTGGCTTGAGTTGTCACATTTTATTGTGCATTGGATCAATCAGGCCATTAATATTGTGATTCCACTTGGACAGCCCACCTCACTATTGTACTATTTCACCATCACCGGAGTGTTAATGTATTTGAAGTTTCCGTATGCGGCTACAGTAGCAGTGCTGGCATTAGTGCTTTTGCTCATACTCGGGTTGAAATTAAAATATGACTTGCCCTTTCTAATGAACGCTATAGGAATTGTGAACTCAGCACTAATAGTTTCCAATATATCAGTAGTGTTATTGAGGATAGTCAAGAACTATGGACTTATTTTGAAAATCAGTGATTATTTGCTTGGATTTTTGGTGTTCTCGATTATGAACTCAATCAATGACATTGTTACAAATGTGAGTTTATCCATAAAATATAACCTGCTCATTGGACTAAATGCGTGTTTGGGAACTCCATTACTTCTTATCCTCATTGGTATAGGATACAATGCCCTCCTCATTGGTGGAACTTTAACATTTACCCTCCACCAAAACCTTATGATTACAGCCAGGGGTCTAATAGCACTCATTGGATGTCTAATGGTGCTCGTACCCCTAAGTAGCTGGAAGTTTACCAGAGCCATCGGGTTTGTTGCATTGggattttggttttgtaTTAGTATTTTGAATTGTGTATTAGAAGATTGA
- the STL1 gene encoding sugar transporter-like protein (EggNog:ENOG503NV25; COG:P), giving the protein MVWSIASKTNTFGLRGRALRVAITATAVTGFSLFGYDQGLMSGIITAPQFNSEFPATLNDSVNQGAVTSCYEIGCFFGAIYALVRGDRHGRRPLVLCGSVIIIIGTVISVAAFKDSWGLGQFVIGRVITGIGNGLNTATIPVWQSEMSRAENRGRLVNLEGSVIAVGTFIAYWLDFGLSYVNTSVSWRFPVAMQILFALMLLFGMSQLPESPRWLIAHDRKPDALLVLGALNDVEPESDQVLAEITVIADAVNRFDKQQVGFKDLFTGGKTQHFQRMMLGSIGQFFQQFTGCNAAIYYSTVLFEQTIDLDRRLALVLGGVFATVYAIATIPSFFLIDTLGRRNLYLIGAIGQGCSFLIAFGCLVHETKQTAKGAAVGLFLFIVFFAFTILPLPWIYPPEINPLRTRTLASAISTCTNWICNFAVVMFTPIFIAKSNWGCYLFFAAMNFAFVPIIFFFYPETAGRQLEEIDIIFAKAYVDKRQPWRVAATLPKLSLTEIEEYGNQLGLYDGDFEKEQNELREDSSIVKSNDESSHNQEENTEGVFANDTSNKA; this is encoded by the coding sequence ATGGTTTGGAGTATTGCTTCTAAAACCAATACTTTTGGCTTGAGAGGAAGAGCATTAAGAGTTGCCATCACCGCAACAGCTGTTACTGGGTTTTCCTTGTTCGGTTATGATCAAGGTTTAATGTCTGGTATTATCACTGCTCCTCAATTTAACTCAGAATTCCCTGCTACTTTGAACGATAGTGTCAACCAAGGAGCTGTCACTTCTTGTTATGAAATTGGTTGTTTCTTTGGGGCTATATATGCCTTGGTCAGAGGTGATAGACACGGTAGAAGGCCATTGGTTCTTTGTGGTTCTGTaattatcatcattggtACAGTTATTTCTGTCGCAGCATTCAAGGACTCTTGGGGTTTGGGCCAATTTGTTATCGGTAGAGTCATCACTGGTATTGGTAACGGGTTGAACACTGCCACTATTCCAGTTTGGCAATCTGAAATGTCCAGAGCTGAAAACAGAGGTAGATTGGTAAACTTGGAGGGTTCTGTTATTGCCGTGGGTACCTTCATTGCCTATTGGTTAGATTTTGGATTGAGTTATGTTAACACCTCGGTATCATGGAGATTTCCAGTTGCCATGCAGATTCTTTTTGCCTTAATGTTGTTATTTGGAATGCTGCAATTACCAGAATCTCCAAGATGGTTAATTGCTCACGACAGAAAGCCTGATGctttgttggtgttgggtGCTTTGAACGATGTTGAACCAGAATCTGACCAAGTTTTGGCTGAAATTACTGTTATTGCCGATGCTGTCAACAGGTTCGACAAGCAGCAAGTTggtttcaaagacttgttcACCGGTGGTAAGACCCAACATTTCCAAAGAATGATGCTTGGTTCTATTGGTCAGtttttccaacaattcaCCGGTTGTAATGCTGCTATTTACTACTCCACTGTGTTATTCGAACAAACCATTGATTTGGACAGAAGGTTAGCTTTGGTTTTAGGTGGTGTTTTTGCTACCGTTTACGCCATTGCTACGATTCCTTCGTTCTTTTTGATTGATACTTtaggaagaagaaacttgtaCTTGATTGGTGCCATTGGCCAAGGCTGTTCTTTCCTCATTGCTTTTGGATGTTTGGTTCATGAAACTAAACAAACTGCTAAGGGTGCAGCCGTTGGTTTGTTTTTGTTTATCGTTTTCTTTGCCTTTACCATCTTGCCTTTACCATGGATATATCCACCAGAAATCAACCCATTGAGAACCAGAACTCTTGCTTCTGCTATCTCTACTTGTACCAACTGGATCTGTAACTTTGCTGTTGTTATGTTTACTCCTATTTTCATTGCCAAATCTAACTGGGGTTGTTACTTGTTTTTCGCTGCTATGAACTTTGCCTTTGTTCCTATCATTTTCTTTTTCTACCCTGAAACTGCTGGTAGacaattggaagaaattgataTTATCTTTGCAAAGGCCTATGTTGATAAGAGACAACCATGGAGAGTTGCTGCTACTTTGCCCAAGTTATCTTTAactgaaattgaagaatatgGTAACCAATTGGGCTTGTACGACggtgactttgaaaaggaACAAAACGAATTGAGAGAAGACTCTTCAATCGTCAAATCCAATGATGAATCCTCCCACAACCAGGAAGAGAATACCGAAGGTGTCTTCGCTAATGATACCAGCAACAAAGCTTAA
- the PRP42 gene encoding mRNA splicing protein (COG:A; EggNog:ENOG503NXZI), protein MEQISIDLLKDPYSVAKWDRLLQQSVQKLSKASTDQYLPTVRAVFDALLTIYPLLENYWLKYAHLEYELANFVESKAIYNRALRYVSYSPRVWLAYLEFCLVADPVCVSNCLQYLKLFESARSYVGFHYFSADFYKLYLEFLSTYKNIDPTLNFQLKYERLLRYVLEVPMYNYSPFFTSMFDLIDSGELTHTSDKGLRKNITDIYVITQYKAFKLYDFEKKLHPYFDLKPIAINELKTWEKYMAYLELNYPHEYVIQAYERSVLATCNYNDLWLKYMNYLTNLNKLDSLNEVLKRAISLRKFNKKELIDRLIDLNLFNSNFLVSKNLLSTQVSINKLTSLEWLFGNTAVITRLFESSQPWELLVYHQLDNDTKLKLFKSCKNETKEYRQVLRFWLKYNPQYRNQFKTITDTTANDFDEELTAFL, encoded by the coding sequence ATGGAACAGATTTCAATCGACCTTTTGAAGGATCCATATAGTGTGGCCAAGTGGGACCGCCTACTTCAGCAAAGTGTACAGAAGCTATCCAAGGCGTCGACTGATCAATATCTCCCCACAGTCCGAGCCGTTTTCGATGCCCTTTTGACGATTTATCCGCTACTCGAAAACTACTGGTTGAAGTATGCTCATCTTGAATATGAACTTGCTAACTTTGTGGAATCTAAGGCAATATACAACCGGGCCCTTCGTTATGTGAGCTACTCTCCCCGTGTGTGGTTGGCATACTTGGAGTTCTGTCTTGTCGCTGATCCTGTGTGTGTGTCGAACTGCTTGCAATACCTTAAACTCTTCGAACTGGCCCGAAGCTATGTTGGTTTCCACTATTTTTCTGCTGACTTCTACAAGTTGTACTTAGAGTTTTTGTCAACCTACAAGAACATAGATCCAACTTTGAATTTCCAACTTAAGTATGAACGTTTGCTTCGCTACGTGTTGGAGGTACCCATGTACAATTACTCACCTTTTTTCACCTCCATGTTTGACTTGATCGATTCTGGAGAACTTACACACACATCTGATAAGGGGCTCAGGAAAAACATCACGGACATTTATGTGATAACCCAGTATAAGGCGTTCAAGCTCTATGATTTTGAGAAAAAATTGCATCCATATTTTGACTTAAAGCCCATCGCCATCAACGAACTCAAAACTTGGGAGAAATATATGGCCTACCTTGAGTTGAACTACCCGCACGAATATGTGATACAGGCGTACGAACGGTCGGTTCTCGCTACCTGTAACTATAATGatctttggttgaagtaCATGAACtacttgaccaatttgaacaaactCGACTCTTTAAACGAGGTTCTCAAACGGGCCATCTCCCTCCgaaagttcaacaaaaaggaATTGATTGATAGACTTATTGACTTgaatctcttcaactccaacttcttggtgtcAAAGAATCTTTTGAGCACACAGGTTAGTATCAACAAACTCACTAGCTTGGAATGGCTTTTCGGTAATACTGCTGTTATTACCAGACTTTTTGAGAGCTCCCAGCCCTGGGAGCTTCTTGTTTACCACCAGCTTGATAATGATACCAAATTGAAGCTTTTTAAATCGTGTAAAAATGAAACAAAAGAGTACCGACAAGTACTTCgattttggttgaagtacAACCCCCAATATCGGAACCAGTTTAAGACTATCACCGATACTACTGCtaatgactttgatgaagaattgacTGCATTTCTCTAG
- the FMN1 gene encoding riboflavin kinase (COG:H; BUSCO:EOG092659OC; EggNog:ENOG503P3XM): protein MRDPIKTKISEPYPIIEESEIINGFGRGSSELGIPTANIPISSNLNKLDPGIYFGFSKLIPVSKDLETKKRSDGHLVEFNHGANLSGEETCVFPMVMSIGYNPFYNNTEKTAEVHIIHKFQDNFYGAKIKHAVLGYIRPELNYTTKEALIEDINLDIEMALRALESSEYNQYKHKIL from the coding sequence ATGAGAGATCCTATAAAGACGAAGATTTCAGAGCCGTACCCTATCATCGAAGAATCTGAGATCATCAACGGATTCGGTAGAGGATCATCAGAACTAGGAATCCCAACAGCCAATATCCCCATCAGTTCgaatttgaacaagttggatcCAGGTATCTACTTTGGATTCTCCAAGCTCATACCAGTTTCTAAAGATCTTGAGACCAAAAAGAGATCTGATGGCCATCTTGTAGAGTTCAATCATGGGGCTAACTTAAGCGGTGAAGAAACGTGTGTCTTTCCTATGGTGATGTCAATTGGGTATAATCCATTCTACAACAACACTGAAAAGACAGCAGAAGTGCATATTATCCACAAATTTCAAGACAATTTCTACGGTGCCAAGATAAAGCACGCAGTTTTGGGATACATCCGGCCTGAATTGAATTATACCACTAAAGAAGCCTTAATAGAAgacatcaacttggacatcGAAATGGCCCTTAGAGCGTTGGAACTGAGCGAGTACAACCAGTACAAGCACAAAATACTTTAA